The following proteins come from a genomic window of Streptomyces sp. NBC_00539:
- a CDS encoding SCO5389 family protein — translation MSLDVSPALLEQAERGEVDEAAFVDCVRTSLPYAWEMVSSLVAQLEVEGGEFADNQTPPPDEQARGQLLRALASDAIRGALQRHFGVRLAFQNCHRVAVFPLDPAVDDRLAKFTSIRGQLLNQSPELRDC, via the coding sequence ATGTCGCTCGACGTCTCACCGGCCCTACTCGAACAGGCCGAGCGAGGCGAGGTCGACGAAGCCGCTTTCGTCGACTGCGTCCGGACCTCCCTGCCTTACGCATGGGAGATGGTCAGCTCGCTGGTGGCCCAGCTGGAGGTTGAAGGCGGAGAGTTCGCCGACAACCAGACGCCGCCGCCGGACGAGCAGGCGCGCGGGCAGCTGCTGCGCGCGCTCGCGAGTGACGCGATACGCGGTGCCCTGCAGCGGCACTTCGGGGTGCGCCTGGCATTCCAGAACTGCCACCGGGTAGCGGTGTTCCCGCTGGACCCGGCGGTGGACGACCGGCTCGCCAAGTTCACCTCGATCCGCGGCCAGCTGCTCAACCAATCGCCGGAGCTGCGGGACTGCTAG
- the nucS gene encoding endonuclease NucS, which produces MRLVIARCSVDYAGRLTAHLPSAPRLILVKADGSVSIHADDRAYKPLNWMSPPCTLKEGTGAEEGVWTVVNKAGEKLIITMEEVLHDSSHELGVDPGLIKDGVEAHLQELLADRIDTLGDGYTLIRREYMTAIGPVDILCRDASGATVAVEIKRRGEIDGVEQLTRYLELLNRDPHLAPVRGVFAAQEIKPQARVLATDRGMDCVVLDYNAMRGIEDDKLRLF; this is translated from the coding sequence ATGCGTCTCGTCATTGCCCGCTGCTCCGTCGACTACGCGGGCCGGCTCACCGCCCATCTGCCCTCCGCACCCCGTCTGATCCTCGTGAAGGCCGACGGCAGTGTCTCGATCCACGCGGACGACCGGGCGTACAAACCGCTCAACTGGATGTCTCCCCCGTGCACCCTCAAGGAGGGGACCGGCGCCGAAGAGGGTGTCTGGACCGTCGTCAACAAGGCGGGCGAGAAGCTCATCATCACCATGGAGGAAGTGCTGCACGACTCCTCCCACGAGCTGGGCGTCGACCCGGGTCTGATCAAGGACGGCGTGGAAGCGCACCTCCAGGAGCTGCTCGCCGACCGCATCGACACGCTGGGCGACGGCTACACGCTGATCCGCCGCGAGTACATGACGGCGATCGGCCCCGTGGACATCCTGTGCCGTGACGCCTCGGGCGCGACCGTGGCCGTGGAGATCAAGCGGCGCGGCGAGATCGACGGCGTGGAACAGCTCACCCGGTACCTCGAACTCCTCAACCGCGACCCGCACCTCGCGCCGGTCCGCGGCGTCTTCGCCGCGCAGGAGATCAAGCCGCAGGCCCGCGTACTGGCGACGGACCGCGGCATGGACTGCGTGGTGCTGGACTACAACGCGATGCGCGGCATCGAGGACGACAAGCTCCGCCTCTTCTGA